Below is a genomic region from Enterobacter hormaechei subsp. xiangfangensis.
AGCCCGACACCCTCCTTGCGGCCCCGGTTGCCGTTTTCGTCGTACAGCCGCACGCGCTCCATGCCGCAGCTGGGGGATTTTGCACAGACGATAAACCCCGACAGATCGCCGATTTTCGGCAGATAATCTGCCGTAAATGCAGCCATCTTCTGCGTGACGTCATCGTGGGGCGCTTTGCTGAACCGCATTTCTGTCTCGCCGCCGGTGGTCATCACCAGGCGCAGCGCCGGACGAGGCGTGGGCAGGCCGATAGCCATTTCAGGGCATACCGGGCGGAAAGCGACCCACTGCGCCAGCTCATCCATCACAAAGCCCATACGCTTATGCCCGCCGTCAAAGCGAACGGCGGAACCGGTCAAACATCCGCTAATACCCAGCACAGGTTTTGTTGTCATGGTGTGCACCTCCCGATCTCATATCTAAAAGTTACACAACAATGCTAGTTTGTCCAAGTATTGGCGGGATTATTTTTTAATCGTCTTTAAAATCAAGAGCAATCAGCTGCCCTTGTAGGTTGAGTAACCGTACTGGCTGAGCAGAAGCGGGATGTGCAGTTTTTCATTGGTGCGGGTGACGGTGAACAGCACCGGCACTTCCGGGAAGAAGGAGTCCAGCTTTTTGCCGTGGAAGTAATCGGCGGTTTTGAAGGTCACTTTATACACGCCAGGTGCCATATCCTGATCCTGCGGATAAAGCGATTTAATGCGCCCGTCGTGGTCGGTTTTACCGCTGGCAATCGGGGTCCACTTGTCCTGCTCCTGCTTCTCCAGCGTAACGGTCACATCCGCTGGCGGCATACCGGTTTGCTGGTCCAGAACGTGGACGCTCAGGGTGCCTGCCGGGGCGCTGAATGCGGCAGGCGCGAAAGCCATGGCAGCCAGCATCATCAGAGGGAGTGTCTTTTTCATCGTGTTTTCCTGTTGAGTTGTCGGTGACAGGAAAACGTTAGCACTCGCTGCGCGAAAAAATATTCAACTTTTCGTGAAGATTGCCACAGCAGAAAATAATCAGAGGATAATTACCTCAAGGGAAACCTGCTGCTGCCACTGCGCAACCTGCTTTTTCCGCGCGGCGGTGAGTTTGCCGCTGGTGACCAGCAGCCATTTGCGATCCGGGAAAATTTCCGGGGCCAGCGCGGCAGGGGGAACCGGCAGGATGTCGATGCGGTGGCCCTGGCCGGTGCGCGTCAGGGCTTCAAGCCAGATCTCACACGGGTCGTTGAGGTACCAGCCGCTGATGAGGATGTTATCGCCCGGCGCTTTTTTATCGCCCTCAAGGCAAAACGAGGTATAGGCGATGAGGATGCCGTCGAGGATCTCACGCAGCGTCATGGCGGCGGCGACGTTGGCCGATATCTGGCTGCGCAACGGACGCAGCACGTTAGTGACCAGCTCTGGCCTTGGGTATTCGCGTCCGGCGTCGTAAATCATCTGACGCAGGGATTCAATTTTCCCCTCCTGCAACTTTTGCATCATGGCCTGTTGCAGGGTTTGCCAGTTATTGGCGCGGCGCGGCGCAGGGCGTTCCAGCAGTGATTTAACCTGACCGATGGGTACGCCTTTTTTTACCCAGTCGAGGATTTTCAGCGCCTGCTGAACGTCCTCATCGCTGTACAGGCGGTGACCGCCGTCCGTACGCTCGGGTTTGAGCAAGCCATAGCGTCGCTGCCACGCCCGCAGCGTGGTGGCGGTGATGCCGCTGAGTCTGGCGAATTCGCCGATGGAGTAAGCCATGTCTGCATCCGAAGAGAAGGAGTTGTCTCAATATACTACGAATATTCTCCGACGGGATGAAGCGCCGCACGGGTGCGCTACACTTAACGTCCAACCGCGTAAATGAAAGGAGTTCTCATGAGGCTATGGCCTGTAGTTACCGGTGTCGCCATTGCGCTGACTCTGGTTGCCTGTAAATCTCCCACGCCGCCGAAAGGCGTGCAGCCCATTACCGGCTTTGATGCCAGCCGCTATCTCGGCAAATGGTATGAAGTCGCCCGACTGGAAAACCGCTTTGAGCGCGGTCTGGAACAGGTCACCGCGACGTACGGCAAGCGCAGCGATGGCGGTATCAGCGTACTGAACCGCGGCTATGATCCGGTGAAGAACAAATGGAATGAGAGCGAAGGAAAGGCGTACTTTACCGGCGAACCGACTACGGCTGCGCTGAAGGTATCGTTCTTCGGCCCGTTCTACGGCGGCTATAACGTGATCAAGCTGGACGATAAGTACCAGTACGCGCTGGTCAGCGGCCCGAACCGTGACTACCTGTGGATTTTATCGCGCACCCCGACCATTCCGGATGCGGTAAAACAGGACTACCTGAACACCGCACGCGGTCTGGGCTTCCGGGTCGATCAGCTGGTGTGGGTGAAGCACTAACCTACTGATACGAAAAGGTGATGCTTGCCAGGGCATTGGCCGAGCCGGGGACCAGGTCTCCGGTTCGGATGTACTGCGCCTGGAACGGCAGGGATAGCGTTTGTGCTGCGCTGGTGGTCTGGATGAAAAACTGTCCCGTCGTGCCTGCGGCCGAGCTGTCTGGCCCCATCATCAGCGGCCCGGTACCGTTATAGAAAAACTGTACGCCAATGCCGGAGGCCGTGGAGTCCCCGGTCAGCGTCACGACCGACGAGGTATTTGACGGTGTGGTCTGATCGGTCATCACTGCGTTAACCGCCACGTTCTCATCGCAGGTCAGGCTGACGTTAAACTCCCCCGACGGCGAGGTGCTGCCTACGCTGGGCAGCGTGTGAACATCAATGGTGCCCAGGTCGACGTTGGCGCTTTTTGTGCCTACCGTGCAGCCGCTTGCCGTCACCGTGATGGTGGTGGGGTTGATGATCACCTGCGCGGTTTTCACTTCGTTGTTATAGGCCGTCAGGATCGCCGCGTTAATGGTCGGGGTCTGGTATACGCCGGATTTCAGCGGAACGCCGGTCTTGATAAACGTCACTTTTGCTGACCAGCCCAGTGCGGTGGCGTAACCGTTAGTCCCATCGGCCGGATAGCTCTGCGTAATGCCCGTCTGCATCGGCACATAGGTGGTGCCGTTATAATCTTTGAGCCCAAGAATGAAGCCGATGCCGGGCACGCCCGTTTCAAATACCATGTAATTTGCGCCATCAAGAATAACCGTGATGCCGGTGGCGGTTATACTGCTGCTCGGCTCCAGCGTCCCTTTGGAGCAGGTAAATACCAGGCCGCACCAGAACACTTCCGAGACGCTCGCAGAGGCGCTCCATTCAGAGCCGATCGTCTTTCCAGGCACGATGGAGTCTGCCGGGCCGGACCACGACATGGGCGTTGGCGAAAGGGTGATATCCGATGTCCAGGAGAGGGCAAGCGCCTGAGAGGACATGAAAAACAGGGCTAAAAACAGTAAACGCATTATTGATACTCCGTCGTCCAGGTCGCCACTGCCGAAACGTCTCCGGCATTGACCGGCGCACCCGTGGCGGCCAGTCGCGCATAGAAGGTCATTTTTACGCTGTCATCCCCCGCCGCGCCGTAAGCAGCGGTTTGGGTGTCCAGCGGGATAAGTACGCTGTCTTTATCCAGTATCTGCACTGCCACGCCGGTCGCGCCGCCGTCAGCGACTTTCAGAAGCTGCGGGTTTTCGTCATCCGGCGTACCGCTGAAGCGGATTTTCACGCCAGCAAAGGTGGGGCCGCACGCTTCAAGGGTGAGCGTGAAGGGCGTTTTGATATTGCTGACTGCCCCCGCCTCGCTAAATTGCTTCACGCCGAGGGTGCCCAGCGGCACGTTTTGCTCCTTCGAATCTTCCGAGACAATGCAGGTATTGCCGATCACGTTGCCGGTCACGGAAACCAGCACGTCATAGCCGCGCGCGGGGACGGTGATGACCATCAGCAGGATCAGGGGGAGGAAACGGACGGTTACTGACATATGGCCTCCTGGGAATAAAGCCCGGTGCGGGCGTGATAATTCTGCGGGTTCAACGCATAGCGGATCGTGCAGCGCTGGGCGCTGTCGCGTCCCCATACGGCATGCAAGGTTCCCTGCGCTGACAGGCCGGTCAGATACACGCTGCCGCCGTCGCCGACGATACCGCTGGCTTTGTCATCCTCTGACGAGACCAGCGTGCCGAAGGGGAGCACGTCTTTAGCGTGACGTACGATAAACATCGCTTTTGCTCCCTGACGCGTGGTGAGGGTGGCGCGAACCAGTGCCCCGTCGGTGGGGATTTTATTGGCGATGGCGTTCTCAAGTTCCACGTCATTGCCCACGGTGGTGACATCCAGCGCAACCTGATTAACGCGATACGGCGTGGCGTACGGGATCACCGCATAGCCCCGGCTGTCGGTTTTGATGCCCTTGTGGTTGAGCACGGCGACATGGCTGGCGCCCGGGGCTTTCACCAGAATATTGGTGTTCCCGAGCGGCTGGCTCAGCGTCAGACCATCCTCATGCAGCACCGCTCCGCCGCTCATCCCGTAGCTGAGGTTGCGGGAGTCACCGGCGTAGCTGTAGCCCAGGTTATAGTCTCCCCACGCGCCCTCGTATTGCAGCGCGGCATCGCCGCCGTAGTGCTGCTGCGCGCTGTAGCGCTGGTTGACGCTATAGAAAAGATTCTCCTGCCCCGGCAGATAACCACTGACACCGGTACTGGCGGTGGTGCCAGCGGGATCCGCATGGGTAGCGGTAAAACGGAGACGGGTCGACAGCGCCGGATTACCCAGCGGCACCGACAGGGACAACGCGAGGATATTGTCTTTCTTGTTGTCGTACAGGCCAGAGCTACGCTGGGCGCTGATGCCAAGCGACAGGTTACGAAACGTCGCGTTCCACGCGAACTGCAAACTTTGCGTGGTTTTTGACGTATTCCAGTAGGTTTGTTGATCCCAGGACAGCGACAGCGCGCCGTATTCGCCCATCAGCTGCGACAACAGCAGCTGATTTTTTGCCTTACGCGACATATGCAGGTTGTAAACCGTGTCGTAGTGAGTGGTGACGGTGCCATCGTCTTCCACGGTCTGTTCTGGCGCTCCGCCCGCCATGCCTTTGTAAGTGGTATCGCTGAGAGTATAAAACCCTGCCGTTGAGTAACGCAGCGAGAAGAAATTGACTCGCGTACCGATATCGTTCAGCAGCTTGCTGTACCGCAGGCGCACCGAATCACCGGTGTAGTGCTGGTTATCAGCCAGCTGGCTGCGGGCATGGGTGAGGTCGAGAGAGTAGGCGCCAAAGCGGCCGAGATTCTGCCCGATCCCGAAGGCC
It encodes:
- the uraH gene encoding hydroxyisourate hydrolase produces the protein MKKTLPLMMLAAMAFAPAAFSAPAGTLSVHVLDQQTGMPPADVTVTLEKQEQDKWTPIASGKTDHDGRIKSLYPQDQDMAPGVYKVTFKTADYFHGKKLDSFFPEVPVLFTVTRTNEKLHIPLLLSQYGYSTYKGS
- a CDS encoding MerR family transcriptional regulator, coding for MAYSIGEFARLSGITATTLRAWQRRYGLLKPERTDGGHRLYSDEDVQQALKILDWVKKGVPIGQVKSLLERPAPRRANNWQTLQQAMMQKLQEGKIESLRQMIYDAGREYPRPELVTNVLRPLRSQISANVAAAMTLREILDGILIAYTSFCLEGDKKAPGDNILISGWYLNDPCEIWLEALTRTGQGHRIDILPVPPAALAPEIFPDRKWLLVTSGKLTAARKKQVAQWQQQVSLEVIIL
- a CDS encoding lipocalin family protein, translating into MRLWPVVTGVAIALTLVACKSPTPPKGVQPITGFDASRYLGKWYEVARLENRFERGLEQVTATYGKRSDGGISVLNRGYDPVKNKWNESEGKAYFTGEPTTAALKVSFFGPFYGGYNVIKLDDKYQYALVSGPNRDYLWILSRTPTIPDAVKQDYLNTARGLGFRVDQLVWVKH
- a CDS encoding fimbrial protein, translating into MRLLFLALFFMSSQALALSWTSDITLSPTPMSWSGPADSIVPGKTIGSEWSASASVSEVFWCGLVFTCSKGTLEPSSSITATGITVILDGANYMVFETGVPGIGFILGLKDYNGTTYVPMQTGITQSYPADGTNGYATALGWSAKVTFIKTGVPLKSGVYQTPTINAAILTAYNNEVKTAQVIINPTTITVTASGCTVGTKSANVDLGTIDVHTLPSVGSTSPSGEFNVSLTCDENVAVNAVMTDQTTPSNTSSVVTLTGDSTASGIGVQFFYNGTGPLMMGPDSSAAGTTGQFFIQTTSAAQTLSLPFQAQYIRTGDLVPGSANALASITFSYQ
- a CDS encoding fimbrial protein encodes the protein MSVTVRFLPLILLMVITVPARGYDVLVSVTGNVIGNTCIVSEDSKEQNVPLGTLGVKQFSEAGAVSNIKTPFTLTLEACGPTFAGVKIRFSGTPDDENPQLLKVADGGATGVAVQILDKDSVLIPLDTQTAAYGAAGDDSVKMTFYARLAATGAPVNAGDVSAVATWTTEYQ
- a CDS encoding fimbria/pilus outer membrane usher protein encodes the protein MKIKILCATAIALVIRQAVAAESELQFNPAFLNGERANSADLAWVNAGSALPPGEYNLNVYINTQFAFTGNVTFRVAESTAGEALPCLTPAQFAALGIDSRQAKGGELPPAQRCIFLTQSFADTRFDFDQRTLTLNFTVPQSAMRALPRGYVSPESWESGIPAAWLNYVVNGANNDYRGETRTREQQLFVSLNSGANLGAWRLRDFTTWTKESNELTHVQTWLQRDIRALRAQVYAGETFTSSQVFDAVGLRGIALKTDDNMLPASLSGYAPEVRGIARSNATVTVRQNGNVIYQTSVPPGAFVLKDLYPTSSGGDLAVTIQESDGSQTQYTLPFASVPNLVRNGQVKYALGAGKYRPAGNQISPSFAQGELFLGWRYGLTFYGGAQFSDRYTGLAFGIGQNLGRFGAYSLDLTHARSQLADNQHYTGDSVRLRYSKLLNDIGTRVNFFSLRYSTAGFYTLSDTTYKGMAGGAPEQTVEDDGTVTTHYDTVYNLHMSRKAKNQLLLSQLMGEYGALSLSWDQQTYWNTSKTTQSLQFAWNATFRNLSLGISAQRSSGLYDNKKDNILALSLSVPLGNPALSTRLRFTATHADPAGTTASTGVSGYLPGQENLFYSVNQRYSAQQHYGGDAALQYEGAWGDYNLGYSYAGDSRNLSYGMSGGAVLHEDGLTLSQPLGNTNILVKAPGASHVAVLNHKGIKTDSRGYAVIPYATPYRVNQVALDVTTVGNDVELENAIANKIPTDGALVRATLTTRQGAKAMFIVRHAKDVLPFGTLVSSEDDKASGIVGDGGSVYLTGLSAQGTLHAVWGRDSAQRCTIRYALNPQNYHARTGLYSQEAICQ